GCCCAGGCCCTGCGCGAAGATGTGGAGCAGGCGATGCGTGTCATTTTAGGAGAACTGGCTTCCTGGGCGCGTTTGACGCTGGGCGACCAGTACTTGACCAGGGCCTGGTCTGGCATCTTCACCGAGTTTGGGCCGGGTGCGCTGGTTGAAGCATTGACGCGCTGGTCTGAGGCTGATCCAAAACCCCTGGTGCTGTTTATCGACGAGATCGATTCTTTGATCGGCGATACGCTGTTGGCTGTGCTACGACAACTCAGGGCGGGCTATGTCCGTCGCCCGGAGGGGTTTCCGCAAAGCGTGGTGCTGTGCGGCGTGCGCGATGTGCGCGATTACCGCATTCAATCCACTGCAGAGAACGCGATCATTGCCGGTGGCAGTGCGTTCAACATTCGCGCCGAGTCCCTGCGCCTGGGGGACTTCTCACAGGACGAGGTATTCGATTTAATCTCACAGCACACGGCAGAAACGGGGCAGGCATTCACAGCCGAGGCACTGGAGACGATCTGGACTCAGACCCGGGGACAACCCTGGCTGGTGAACGCATTGGCGTATGAAGCTTGCTTTAAGAACAAGACCGGGCAGGATCGTAGCCAGCCTATCACAGCCGAGGCGATATGCGACGCACGGGAGCAACTCATCGCACGCCGGGAGATACACCTCGACCAGTTAGCCGACAAGTTGCAGGAGAAGCGCGTGCAGCGCGTGATTGAACCGCTCCTGAGTGGTGGAGAGGACAGCGACTTTTCCACTCGCGATCTCGAATACGTCCGCGACCTGGGTTTGATCGCATCCGAAGATCCACTCCGTATTGCCAATCCGATCTATGCAGAAGTCGTCCCGCGC
This Gemmatimonadota bacterium DNA region includes the following protein-coding sequences:
- a CDS encoding AAA-like domain-containing protein, whose product is MRFFNTAGPIKPERHYCVPSLERLNMDEVLALIRDEKYFVLHAPRQTGKTSALLALRDLLNAQDTYRCVYVNVESAQALREDVEQAMRVILGELASWARLTLGDQYLTRAWSGIFTEFGPGALVEALTRWSEADPKPLVLFIDEIDSLIGDTLLAVLRQLRAGYVRRPEGFPQSVVLCGVRDVRDYRIQSTAENAIIAGGSAFNIRAESLRLGDFSQDEVFDLISQHTAETGQAFTAEALETIWTQTRGQPWLVNALAYEACFKNKTGQDRSQPITAEAICDAREQLIARREIHLDQLADKLQEKRVQRVIEPLLSGGEDSDFSTRDLEYVRDLGLIASEDPLRIANPIYAEVVPR